The Poriferisphaera corsica DNA segment AACTGAAATATTTTCAACTGGCACCCCCGCAGCCATCGCCGGGACAGCCGTCATGATGAGCGTTGAAAACAAGACTGCCATGCCGCCAGGCACGTAGCAGCCGACACTGTCGACGGGCGTGAATCGCATACCAAGCTCAGCGCCATCAATTTCGATCGTATCTAAATCCTTGGGGCAACAGTGTTTTTGATACGCCATGACGTGATTGATCGAGGCTTGCAATGCGGCCTTAATCTCGCTGTCCATGGTGTTATAAGCCGCTTCGAGTTCGGATTCTGCAACTTTGATACGGGCTGCATCAAAGTTTGGATCCGTCCATTTCTGCATATATTTCACAACCCCTGTGTCCCCATGATGCTCAACGTCAGCCAAAACCTCGATGACTGCTTTTGCTGCGTCGCCGGAGAGGTTCGTGGTTCCTTTCAGTCGCTTGAGGACTGCGTCGTAACCTGCTTTGCCTTGGGCTGTGTTGACATCAAAAACTGGAAACATCTTAATCAGCGCCTTTCGTAAAGTTCGCTAGCAAATGATTTTAGGGTGGTCCTGCCCGACAGTTCGATCGACTGGCCACACATTCATCGTTGGTGGTATGGGGTATTGATCGCCTCTGATTCTGTGCATAAAAGCGTCATTGAACCGTGAGGATACGTCTATATGATACACGCAGTTCAGGGCCAACACATCTAAGCCCAGATTATCATTGAATTTGCCATCCCCCCATCCCCCCCTACTTCACACTCCCAATCCCATTCCCCTGCCCCCATTTTCCCCATCCCAACTACTTTTATTTATGCGAAGTAAAAACCCTCGTGTAAACGAACATACCGTAGTAATGGGTTATCGACGTGTACCGCGTGAGCGTTTGAAGTACAGGCCATTACGGCGCGCGATTAAAGATTTAATTTCGAGAACGACGAGCTCTGATTTCAATGTGTGCGTGGGTAGATCAGTCAAACGTATCAGTTCATCAAAATTACGAGCATTCTCTTCGGTATCAAGCACACTCATGATGATCTCTGAGGGCGTGATGTTTGCATCCGATTGATCTAACTCATCATTAGTTGTTGTGTCGTCTTGATTTTTGATCGCGTTTTTATGTATCAGTAATTTTTGATTTACAGTATTGCCTGACGATTGCTCTTGATCTTCATGATTCGAATCTATCTTACGTCTATCTAATGATGAGGTAGTTTGACTGCCTATAGCCGAATGGTAGGGTGCTGCTGAAGGGTGTGTCAGCGAGGAGTTGGCGGGATGATCGCTGCGTTGGTTGGTGGGATGGGAATTGGGGCGATTGATAGTGGAACTATCCTGGGGTGTTGCTAGAGGTGAAGTTTGTGATGTCGTTGAAAATGTGTTTGACGATAAGGGGGAAGAAGGGGTAGTTGAGGTGGGAATGAGGGGTGAAATTGTAGACACGCTTGTGGGTGCTGATGGAGATGCTGTCTTTGATGGGTTTGAATCTGTTTCTGAAGCTATTCCGTCGGGATTGATGTTTGAGTTCGTCGCGATGTTGATGTCGGTTATTTGCTGGGTTTGCTCTTCGATGGCGGTATATAGATGAGTCTGCTCAGCAACCGTATCAAGCACGTCGGCGGGAGTGGTGATGAGTTGAGCGAGTCCGTCGCGGATGAGGGTGTTTGTGCCGGTGGAAACTCGGGAATCGACGCGGCCGGGGAGTGCGAGGAGATCACGCCCTTGAAGAATGGCGTGCGAGGCGGTGCGCATGGCGCCGGATTTAGTTGCGGCTTCAATGATGAGTGTCGCGAGGGATAGGCCGGAGATGATGCGATTGCGAGCGGGGAAGAGTTCGGGGCGTGGGGCGGTGTTCATCGGAAGTTCTGAAATGACGGCGCCGCCGGCGGTTGAGGATGCATCTTGCTCTAACTGGCAGATAGATTTGAAGAGTGGCCAATTCTGTTTGGGGTAGGCTTTGGCAAGCCCAGAGCCAAGGACAGCGATGGTGCGGCCGTGACGGTTGATGGTTGCGGTGTGTGCGGCGGTGTCGATG contains these protein-coding regions:
- the dprA gene encoding DNA-processing protein DprA; protein product: MNWGKTHCELILRLAKGIGPITAQKLILGEAKLINQPPDPRRVISLDNSNLQQIEGLTPKGANNIRTAIDNVLQSDLLSQELELIEKHNAHLVSLWDDNYPQLLRSIDDAPRILWVKGNLHLQDANALGIVGSRKCTIYGREQAGRFAGQLADHNFTIVSGGALGIDTAAHTATINRHGRTIAVLGSGLAKAYPKQNWPLFKSICQLEQDASSTAGGAVISELPMNTAPRPELFPARNRIISGLSLATLIIEAATKSGAMRTASHAILQGRDLLALPGRVDSRVSTGTNTLIRDGLAQLITTPADVLDTVAEQTHLYTAIEEQTQQITDINIATNSNINPDGIASETDSNPSKTASPSAPTSVSTISPLIPTSTTPSSPLSSNTFSTTSQTSPLATPQDSSTINRPNSHPTNQRSDHPANSSLTHPSAAPYHSAIGSQTTSSLDRRKIDSNHEDQEQSSGNTVNQKLLIHKNAIKNQDDTTTNDELDQSDANITPSEIIMSVLDTEENARNFDELIRLTDLPTHTLKSELVVLEIKSLIARRNGLYFKRSRGTRR